One genomic region from Streptomyces sp. NBC_00457 encodes:
- a CDS encoding helix-turn-helix transcriptional regulator — protein MTTDTPARLLQLLSLLQTPREWPGGELADRLGVSRRTVRRDVDRLRELGYPVQATMGADGGYRLVAGKAMPPLVLDDEEAVAIAVGLRAGAGHALEGVDEASVRALAKLEQVLPSRLRHRVSTLQAATTPLTSGDGASIAPETLTVMASSVAGRERLRFAYRAKDGTESRRLTEPYRLVSTGRRWYLVAYDLDRADWRTFRVDRVSEPFATGARFAPRELPTGSAAEYLRQSIRGQQDTYAFTVTFAGSAETVGPRLPAWLGAPEPLGTDRCRLRATTSDPVEWLAVRLAMLGIDFTVQAPTELVECVRELGSRLSRAAGE, from the coding sequence ATGACGACAGACACTCCGGCCCGGCTCCTCCAACTGCTCTCCCTGCTCCAGACGCCCCGCGAATGGCCCGGCGGCGAGCTCGCCGACCGGCTCGGCGTCTCCCGCCGCACGGTCCGCAGGGACGTCGACCGGCTGCGCGAACTGGGCTATCCGGTACAGGCGACCATGGGCGCCGACGGCGGCTACCGGCTGGTCGCGGGCAAGGCGATGCCGCCGCTCGTCCTCGACGACGAGGAGGCGGTGGCGATCGCGGTCGGGCTGCGGGCCGGCGCGGGGCACGCGCTGGAAGGGGTCGACGAGGCCTCCGTACGGGCCCTGGCCAAGCTGGAGCAGGTGCTGCCGTCCCGGCTGCGGCACCGCGTCTCCACCCTCCAGGCCGCGACCACACCGCTGACCAGCGGCGACGGGGCGAGCATCGCGCCCGAGACGCTCACCGTGATGGCGTCGAGCGTCGCCGGGCGGGAGCGGCTGCGGTTCGCCTACCGGGCGAAGGACGGAACCGAGTCGCGACGGCTGACCGAGCCGTACCGGCTGGTGTCGACGGGACGCCGCTGGTACCTCGTCGCCTACGACCTCGATCGCGCCGACTGGCGTACGTTCCGCGTCGACCGCGTCAGCGAGCCCTTCGCCACCGGCGCGCGGTTCGCTCCGCGGGAGCTGCCGACAGGGAGCGCGGCGGAGTATCTGCGGCAGTCGATCCGAGGGCAGCAGGACACCTACGCGTTCACGGTCACATTCGCCGGCTCCGCCGAGACGGTGGGCCCACGGCTGCCGGCCTGGCTCGGGGCACCCGAGCCGCTGGGCACGGACCGGTGCCGGCTGCGGGCCACCACGAGCGATCCGGTGGAGTGGCTGGCGGTACGGCTAGCGATGCTCGGGATCGACTTCACGGTGCAGGCACCCACCGAACTAGTGGAGTGCGTACGGGAGTTGGGCAGCCGGTTGAGCCGAGCGGCCGGGGAGTGA
- a CDS encoding MarR family winged helix-turn-helix transcriptional regulator, with protein sequence MNTAPASTEAAPAAEEPRWLTADEQRTWRFYLHATTLLEDHLDRQLQRDAGMPHIYYGLLVALAEAPDRRLRMTELAMNAKITRSRLSHAIARLEKNGWVRREDCPSDKRGQFAVLTEEGAGVLRRTAPGHVEAVRQALFDRLTPEQQKSLGEIMQIIAEGLQPGEAGADLPWLR encoded by the coding sequence ATGAACACGGCACCCGCATCCACCGAAGCAGCGCCCGCAGCCGAGGAGCCCCGCTGGCTCACCGCTGACGAGCAGCGCACCTGGCGCTTCTACCTGCACGCCACCACGCTCCTCGAGGACCACCTCGACCGCCAGCTCCAGCGTGACGCGGGCATGCCGCACATCTACTACGGCCTGCTGGTCGCCCTTGCCGAGGCCCCCGACCGCCGGCTGCGGATGACCGAGCTGGCCATGAACGCGAAGATCACCCGGTCCCGGCTCTCCCACGCCATCGCGCGCCTGGAGAAGAACGGGTGGGTACGGCGGGAGGACTGCCCCTCCGACAAGCGGGGGCAGTTCGCGGTGCTGACGGAGGAGGGTGCGGGGGTGCTGCGCCGTACCGCGCCGGGTCATGTCGAGGCCGTGCGCCAGGCGCTGTTCGACCGGCTCACGCCGGAGCAGCAGAAGTCGCTCGGGGAGATCATGCAGATCATCGCGGAGGGGCTGCAGCCGGGCGAGGCGGGTGCGGATCTGCCGTGGCTTCGCTAA
- a CDS encoding GNAT family N-acetyltransferase, whose translation MSSERTEVQVRPGVEADLEALTDLYNHYVRETPITFDTAAFTPEERRPWLLSHPEDGPYRLKVAAAVDSQEILGYATSSPYRAKPAYATSVEVTVYVAPGAGGRGIGTLLYKALFEALAGEDLHRAYAGIAQPNEASTRLHERFGFRYVGTYREVGRKFGRYWDVAWYEKDL comes from the coding sequence ATGTCGTCGGAACGTACAGAGGTGCAGGTCAGGCCGGGAGTCGAGGCTGATCTCGAAGCCCTCACCGACCTCTACAACCACTACGTACGTGAGACGCCCATCACATTTGACACGGCTGCCTTCACTCCGGAAGAGCGTCGTCCTTGGCTGCTCTCCCACCCTGAAGACGGCCCGTACCGGCTGAAGGTTGCCGCGGCGGTGGACTCACAGGAAATTCTGGGCTACGCCACATCCAGCCCTTACCGTGCGAAGCCCGCCTACGCGACCTCCGTCGAGGTCACGGTGTACGTCGCCCCCGGCGCGGGCGGCCGCGGCATCGGCACGCTCCTCTACAAGGCCCTCTTCGAGGCGCTGGCCGGCGAGGACCTGCACCGGGCCTACGCGGGCATCGCTCAGCCCAACGAAGCGTCCACGCGGCTGCATGAACGCTTCGGATTCCGGTACGTCGGCACGTACCGCGAGGTGGGCCGGAAGTTCGGGCGCTACTGGGACGTCGCCTGGTACGAGAAGGATCTGTAG
- a CDS encoding dioxygenase family protein, translating to MSAATQERMPALYLSHGAPPLADDPIWPGELAAWSADLPRPKAILMVSAHWEEAPLALGATEPVPLVYDFWGFPEHYYQVRYDAPGAPELADSVRKLLRAPGMPVQDVPDRGLDHGAYVPLVEMFPEADIPVLQVSMPTLDPVRLMEIGRTLAPLRDEGVLIVGSGFFTHNLAALRHTGGGVPRWSSEFDDWGRSALESRDVDSLLDFLNKAPAGRYAHPRTEHFAPLFVTLGAADAAGELDAQKSVIDGFWMGMAKRSVQFG from the coding sequence ATGTCCGCCGCCACTCAGGAGCGCATGCCCGCCCTGTATCTCAGTCACGGCGCCCCGCCGCTCGCGGACGACCCGATCTGGCCCGGCGAACTCGCCGCCTGGTCCGCCGACCTGCCGCGCCCCAAGGCGATCCTGATGGTCTCCGCCCACTGGGAGGAGGCCCCGCTCGCCCTCGGCGCCACCGAACCGGTCCCGCTCGTCTACGACTTCTGGGGCTTCCCCGAGCACTACTACCAGGTGCGCTACGACGCCCCGGGCGCCCCCGAACTCGCCGATTCCGTACGGAAGTTGCTGCGGGCGCCGGGTATGCCCGTGCAGGACGTGCCGGACCGGGGTCTCGATCACGGCGCCTATGTCCCGCTGGTGGAGATGTTCCCCGAGGCCGACATCCCGGTCCTGCAGGTCTCCATGCCGACCCTCGACCCGGTCCGGCTCATGGAGATCGGCCGCACGCTCGCGCCGCTGCGCGACGAGGGCGTGCTGATCGTCGGCTCCGGCTTCTTCACCCACAACCTGGCCGCGCTGCGGCACACCGGCGGGGGAGTGCCGCGCTGGTCGTCGGAGTTCGACGACTGGGGCCGGAGCGCGCTGGAGTCCCGTGACGTGGACTCCCTGCTGGACTTCCTGAACAAGGCCCCGGCCGGCCGCTACGCCCATCCGCGCACCGAGCACTTCGCCCCGCTGTTCGTGACGCTGGGCGCGGCGGACGCGGCCGGTGAGCTGGACGCGCAGAAGTCGGTGATCGACGGGTTCTGGATGGGCATGGCGAAGCGGTCCGTTCAGTTCGGGTGA
- a CDS encoding DeoR/GlpR family DNA-binding transcription regulator, translating to MYAPERQQEILRLARDGGRVDVVSLAEEFQVTAETIRRDLKALDRAGLVRRVHGGAIPAGRLDFEPDLAERETTAADEKDNIAKAALAELPTEGTMILDAGTTVARLAAAIPLEASLTVVTHSLPIAARLADHPGMQLHLVGGRVRHRTRAAVDAWALRAYGEIRADVLFVAANGFSADHGLTTPDLAEAAVKRAALAAARRVVLLADSSKHGQEHFARFGDLSDVDLLITDSGLSPEDATAIERGGTEVVRA from the coding sequence ATGTACGCACCGGAGCGGCAGCAGGAGATCCTCCGCCTCGCCCGTGACGGCGGGCGCGTGGACGTGGTGTCGCTGGCCGAGGAGTTCCAGGTCACGGCGGAGACGATCCGGCGCGATCTGAAGGCCCTCGACCGCGCCGGCCTGGTCCGCCGGGTGCACGGCGGGGCCATTCCGGCCGGACGCCTCGACTTCGAGCCGGACCTCGCCGAGCGCGAGACCACCGCGGCCGACGAGAAGGACAACATCGCCAAGGCGGCCCTCGCCGAGCTGCCGACCGAGGGCACGATGATCCTCGACGCCGGCACGACGGTGGCGCGGCTCGCCGCGGCCATCCCGCTGGAGGCGTCCCTCACCGTCGTCACGCACAGCCTGCCGATCGCGGCCCGCCTCGCCGACCACCCGGGCATGCAGCTCCATCTCGTCGGGGGGCGCGTACGGCACCGTACGCGCGCCGCTGTGGACGCCTGGGCGCTGCGCGCGTACGGCGAGATCCGGGCGGACGTCCTCTTCGTGGCGGCCAACGGCTTCTCCGCCGACCACGGTCTGACCACCCCCGACCTCGCCGAGGCCGCGGTCAAGCGCGCGGCCCTCGCCGCCGCCCGCCGCGTGGTGCTGCTCGCCGACTCCTCCAAGCACGGCCAGGAGCACTTCGCCCGGTTCGGCGACCTGAGCGATGTGGACCTGCTGATCACCGACAGCGGGCTGAGCCCCGAAGACGCCACCGCGATCGAGCGCGGCGGCACGGAAGTAGTGCGCGCATGA
- a CDS encoding TetR/AcrR family transcriptional regulator — MQTATPVQKKVTRPRADALRNRERIVTAAREMFTEFGPDVPLDEIARRAGVGNATVYRNFPDREALVREVVCSVMDRTAEAAHQALAETGDAFEALERFVHAAADERISALCPMISSAFDQHHPDLVAARERVEQLIAEVMERAQKAGQLRSDVAVGDVMLAVAQLSRPPAGVGCMSLDRFVHRHLQLFLDGLRAPARSVLPGVASTMEDLRSPA, encoded by the coding sequence GTGCAGACCGCGACCCCCGTGCAGAAGAAGGTGACCCGGCCGCGCGCCGACGCCCTGCGCAACCGGGAGCGGATCGTCACCGCCGCCCGCGAGATGTTCACCGAGTTCGGCCCTGATGTGCCGCTCGATGAGATCGCCCGCCGGGCCGGCGTCGGCAATGCCACGGTGTACCGCAACTTCCCCGACCGCGAGGCGCTGGTCCGCGAGGTCGTCTGCTCGGTCATGGACCGTACGGCAGAGGCCGCGCACCAGGCGCTCGCGGAGACCGGGGATGCCTTCGAGGCGCTGGAGCGCTTCGTGCACGCCGCCGCCGACGAGCGGATCAGCGCGCTGTGCCCGATGATCTCCAGCGCCTTCGACCAGCACCACCCCGACCTGGTGGCGGCGCGGGAACGGGTCGAGCAGCTCATCGCAGAGGTCATGGAGCGTGCCCAGAAGGCGGGCCAGCTCCGTTCCGATGTGGCCGTCGGCGACGTGATGCTCGCCGTGGCCCAGCTCAGCCGGCCCCCGGCCGGTGTCGGCTGTATGAGCCTCGACCGCTTCGTCCACCGGCACCTGCAGCTCTTCCTGGACGGACTGCGGGCTCCGGCCCGCTCGGTCCTGCCGGGGGTGGCATCGACGATGGAGGACCTGCGGAGCCCAGCCTGA
- a CDS encoding MFS transporter: protein MSETASKAPGAPATSGDANRWKALVFIALAQLMVVLDATIVNIALPSAQQDLGISDGNRQWVVTAYALAFGGLLLFGGRVADLWGRKRAFVVGLIGFAGASALGGAATNEAMMFGARALQGVFGALLAPAALSLLAVMFTDAKERAKAFGIYGAIAGGGGAVGFILGGVLTEYMDWRWTFFVNIPFAIVAALGAYFVIREPEGGRNRNPLDIPGVLLSTLGLVALVYGFTRAESDGWGDSVTVGMFVASAVLLIAFVITEAKVKAPLLPLRVITDRNRGGIYLSLGIAIIAMFGTFLFLTYYLQIVKGYTPIKTGFAFMPMIVGMMIGSTQIGTRLMTRVPARMLMGPGFLVAAIGMLLMTQLEIGSSYNSTILPAMLLLGLGMGTAFMPAMSLATLGVEPRDSGVASAMVNTSQQVGGAIGTALLNTIAASATTTYIADHIGSATSSSQQQLVQLQGQVHGYTNAIWFAVGMLVLAAVIVMVLVNAGKPDTSAVAGSAEGVEDEVAIPVVAH from the coding sequence ATGTCTGAAACAGCCTCAAAGGCTCCCGGCGCCCCGGCCACGTCCGGCGACGCCAACCGCTGGAAAGCGCTCGTCTTCATCGCGCTCGCCCAGCTGATGGTCGTGCTCGACGCGACCATCGTGAACATCGCGCTGCCCTCCGCCCAGCAGGACCTGGGCATCTCCGACGGCAACCGGCAGTGGGTCGTCACGGCCTACGCCCTCGCCTTCGGCGGACTGCTGCTGTTCGGTGGCCGGGTCGCCGACCTGTGGGGCCGGAAGCGCGCCTTCGTCGTCGGTCTGATCGGCTTCGCCGGGGCCTCCGCGCTCGGCGGCGCCGCCACCAACGAGGCCATGATGTTCGGCGCCCGTGCCCTGCAGGGCGTGTTCGGCGCACTGCTCGCGCCCGCCGCGCTCTCCCTGCTCGCCGTGATGTTCACGGACGCCAAGGAGCGCGCCAAGGCGTTCGGCATCTACGGCGCGATCGCCGGTGGTGGCGGTGCCGTGGGCTTCATCCTCGGCGGTGTGCTGACCGAGTACATGGACTGGCGCTGGACGTTCTTCGTGAACATCCCGTTCGCGATCGTCGCCGCGCTCGGCGCGTACTTCGTCATCCGTGAGCCGGAGGGCGGCCGCAACCGCAACCCGCTCGACATCCCCGGCGTCCTGCTCTCCACCCTCGGCCTGGTCGCGCTGGTCTACGGCTTCACCCGCGCCGAGTCCGACGGCTGGGGCGACTCGGTGACCGTCGGCATGTTCGTCGCGTCGGCGGTGCTGCTGATCGCGTTCGTCATCACCGAGGCCAAGGTCAAGGCCCCGCTGCTGCCGCTGCGCGTCATCACCGACCGCAACCGCGGCGGGATCTACCTCTCGCTCGGTATCGCGATCATCGCGATGTTCGGCACGTTCCTGTTCCTCACCTACTACCTGCAGATCGTGAAGGGCTACACGCCGATCAAGACCGGCTTCGCCTTCATGCCGATGATCGTCGGCATGATGATCGGCTCGACCCAGATCGGTACCCGTCTGATGACCCGCGTCCCGGCGCGGATGCTGATGGGCCCCGGCTTCCTGGTCGCCGCGATCGGCATGCTCCTGATGACGCAGCTGGAGATCGGCTCGTCGTACAACTCGACGATCCTGCCCGCGATGCTGCTGCTCGGCCTCGGTATGGGTACGGCCTTCATGCCGGCCATGTCCCTGGCCACCCTGGGCGTCGAGCCCCGGGACTCCGGTGTCGCCTCCGCGATGGTCAACACCTCGCAGCAGGTGGGCGGCGCGATCGGTACGGCCCTGCTGAACACGATCGCCGCGTCGGCCACGACCACCTACATCGCGGACCACATCGGCTCGGCGACCTCCAGCTCCCAGCAGCAGCTGGTCCAGCTGCAGGGCCAGGTGCACGGCTACACCAACGCGATCTGGTTCGCCGTCGGCATGCTGGTCCTCGCCGCGGTCATCGTCATGGTCCTCGTCAACGCCGGCAAGCCCGACACCTCCGCGGTGGCCGGATCGGCCGAAGGCGTCGAGGATGAGGTGGCGATACCCGTCGTCGCCCACTGA
- a CDS encoding TetR/AcrR family transcriptional regulator: MEIARAAARLFVTQGLRATRAEDIAQAAGIAPRTFYRYFATKEEAVAPLYIMGAQRWAEAVREAPPELPLPEALEHAVRHTLTPGTAVSAASWEWVRTLVRLAMTSPALRKVWGEVCLASETSMAVVLGERGGVAGGDDNVAEGAVMSPELRYAAAVADAAVRVAVESWASGEAPATGPEGPAALALRNLAAVREFWGEG; this comes from the coding sequence ATGGAGATCGCCAGGGCGGCGGCCCGTCTCTTCGTCACCCAGGGCCTGCGGGCCACCCGCGCCGAGGACATCGCCCAGGCCGCGGGCATCGCTCCCCGCACCTTCTATCGCTACTTCGCGACCAAGGAGGAGGCCGTCGCCCCGCTCTACATCATGGGCGCCCAGCGCTGGGCCGAGGCGGTGCGGGAGGCTCCCCCCGAACTGCCGCTCCCCGAGGCCCTGGAACACGCCGTACGCCACACCCTGACGCCGGGTACGGCGGTCTCCGCCGCGTCCTGGGAGTGGGTCCGCACGCTGGTCCGCCTGGCCATGACCAGCCCCGCGTTGCGGAAGGTTTGGGGCGAGGTGTGTCTGGCGTCGGAGACGTCGATGGCTGTGGTGCTGGGGGAGCGGGGCGGGGTTGCGGGCGGTGACGACAACGTTGCCGAGGGCGCTGTGATGTCCCCCGAACTCCGTTACGCCGCTGCCGTCGCCGATGCGGCGGTGCGCGTGGCGGTCGAGTCCTGGGCGTCGGGGGAGGCGCCGGCGACGGGGCCGGAGGGGCCGGCCGCGTTGGCGTTGCGGAACTTGGCGGCGGTGCGGGAGTTTTGGGGCGAGGGGTAG
- a CDS encoding MFS transporter, with translation MTSTETSPHGPAAPADRRRWFALAIVMTAAFMDLVDVTIVNIAIPSIRQEAGASWSQIQWITAGYALAFAAGLITGGRLGDIHGRKRVFLVGIGGFTLASALCGFAANAEMLVAARILQGAMAALMVPQVLSIVHATFPAHERGKVFGLFGAIVGLGAVSGPLLGALLTEWNLFGLEWRPIFLINLPVGIVGLILGSRFITESRAPRALKLDLVGVGLVTLGLLMLLYPLTRGRELGWPLWGHVSMAGALVVFAALVAYEKRKAARDGSPLVELSLFKVKSFAAGIAVQTVFGIGLGVFFLVWTLYMQTGLGWSPLRAGLTGVPFSIAVSVAAGLSVQKLVPRFGRKVLQAGALTMAAGVLLYLWESERYGLGIASWQMALPLIVMGAGMGLIFAPLTDAVLSEVPREHAGSASGLINTVMQMGNALGLGLVSVVFFGRISERLAPAEVGPAFVDAFQYALGWVALVMGAIFLLMFALPKRPAQHVEGAEAEVRVTEREPELVS, from the coding sequence ATGACTTCCACCGAGACCTCACCGCACGGGCCGGCCGCTCCGGCAGACCGTCGCCGTTGGTTCGCCCTCGCGATCGTGATGACCGCGGCCTTCATGGACCTCGTCGACGTCACGATCGTCAACATCGCCATCCCGTCGATCCGGCAGGAAGCCGGCGCCTCCTGGAGCCAGATCCAGTGGATAACGGCCGGTTACGCGCTCGCCTTCGCCGCGGGCCTGATCACCGGCGGACGGCTCGGCGACATTCACGGCCGCAAGCGGGTGTTCCTCGTCGGCATCGGCGGCTTCACGCTCGCGTCGGCGCTGTGCGGCTTCGCGGCGAACGCGGAGATGCTGGTCGCCGCGCGGATCCTGCAGGGCGCGATGGCGGCGCTGATGGTGCCGCAGGTGCTGTCGATCGTGCACGCGACGTTCCCGGCGCACGAGCGGGGCAAGGTGTTCGGGCTGTTCGGCGCGATCGTGGGTCTGGGGGCCGTCTCCGGTCCGCTGCTGGGTGCGCTGCTGACCGAGTGGAACCTGTTCGGGCTCGAATGGCGGCCCATCTTCCTGATCAACCTGCCGGTCGGCATCGTCGGTCTGATCCTCGGCAGCCGCTTCATCACCGAGTCCAGGGCACCGCGGGCGCTGAAGCTCGACCTCGTCGGCGTCGGCCTGGTGACACTGGGTCTGCTGATGCTGCTCTACCCGCTGACCCGCGGCCGTGAGCTGGGCTGGCCGCTGTGGGGGCACGTGTCGATGGCGGGCGCGCTCGTCGTGTTCGCGGCGCTGGTGGCGTACGAGAAGCGGAAGGCCGCGCGGGACGGCTCCCCGCTGGTCGAGCTGTCGCTGTTCAAGGTGAAGAGCTTCGCGGCCGGTATCGCCGTGCAGACGGTGTTCGGGATCGGGCTCGGTGTCTTCTTCCTGGTGTGGACGCTGTACATGCAGACCGGGCTGGGCTGGAGCCCGCTGCGGGCGGGGCTGACGGGCGTGCCGTTCTCGATCGCGGTGTCGGTGGCGGCCGGGCTGTCGGTGCAGAAGCTCGTCCCGCGCTTCGGGCGCAAGGTGCTGCAGGCAGGCGCGCTGACGATGGCGGCGGGTGTCCTGCTCTACCTGTGGGAGTCCGAGCGGTACGGCCTCGGGATCGCCTCGTGGCAGATGGCGCTGCCCCTGATCGTGATGGGCGCGGGCATGGGCCTGATCTTCGCCCCGCTGACCGACGCCGTGCTGTCGGAGGTGCCGCGCGAGCATGCCGGTTCCGCGTCCGGGCTGATCAACACCGTGATGCAGATGGGGAACGCGCTGGGGCTCGGGCTGGTGTCCGTCGTGTTCTTCGGCCGGATCAGCGAGCGGCTGGCGCCGGCCGAGGTGGGCCCGGCGTTCGTGGACGCCTTCCAGTACGCGCTGGGGTGGGTGGCCCTGGTGATGGGCGCGATCTTCCTGCTGATGTTCGCGCTGCCGAAGCGGCCGGCTCAGCATGTGGAGGGGGCGGAGGCCGAGGTGCGGGTGACGGAGCGGGAGCCTGAGCTCGTGTCCTGA
- a CDS encoding sigma-70 family RNA polymerase sigma factor, protein MATGAVARRQSAKGGTDAARSVRAHGGEIADRDLVGMYLDEIARTPLLDAAKEVELSQTIEAGVFARQVLDGEAESQVDATREELEALIAEGERAKDVFIRSNLRLVVAVARRYPRSGLPLLDLIQEGNAGLVRAVEKFDYRKGFKFSTYATWWIRQAITRSIADQSRTIRLPVHLVEELGRIRRIQREFNRENGREPEPAEIAAELGSTPERVTDVLDWARDPVSLNMSVDDDGDTQFGDLLEDTSAVSPEQSVLTLLRSEGLEDLISRLDQRTASIIKMRYGIEDGRERTLTEVGKEHGLTRERIRQIEKHALMELKKLARDTGFDAAA, encoded by the coding sequence ATGGCAACCGGTGCCGTCGCCCGTCGTCAGTCCGCCAAGGGCGGGACCGACGCGGCACGCAGTGTTCGCGCCCACGGCGGCGAGATCGCCGACCGCGACCTGGTCGGCATGTACCTCGACGAGATCGCGCGCACACCGCTGCTCGACGCCGCCAAGGAGGTCGAGCTGTCTCAGACCATCGAGGCGGGTGTGTTCGCGCGACAGGTCCTCGACGGCGAGGCGGAGTCCCAGGTGGACGCCACCCGCGAGGAGCTCGAGGCACTGATCGCCGAGGGTGAGCGGGCCAAGGACGTCTTCATCCGCTCCAACCTCCGCCTGGTCGTCGCCGTGGCCCGCCGCTACCCCCGCAGCGGCCTGCCCCTGCTGGACCTCATCCAGGAGGGCAACGCCGGCTTGGTGCGCGCGGTGGAGAAGTTCGACTACCGCAAGGGCTTCAAGTTCTCGACGTACGCGACCTGGTGGATCCGCCAGGCCATCACCCGCTCGATAGCCGACCAGTCCCGCACCATCCGGCTGCCCGTCCACCTGGTGGAGGAGCTGGGCCGGATCCGCCGCATCCAGCGCGAGTTCAACCGGGAGAACGGCCGCGAGCCGGAGCCCGCCGAGATCGCCGCCGAGCTCGGCTCGACGCCGGAGCGCGTGACGGACGTCCTGGACTGGGCCCGTGACCCGGTCTCGCTCAACATGTCGGTGGACGACGACGGCGACACCCAGTTCGGCGACCTGCTGGAGGACACCTCCGCGGTCTCGCCCGAGCAGTCGGTGCTGACGCTGCTGCGCAGCGAGGGCCTGGAAGACCTGATCAGCCGCCTCGACCAGCGCACCGCCTCGATCATCAAGATGCGGTACGGCATCGAGGACGGCCGGGAGCGCACGCTGACCGAGGTCGGCAAGGAGCACGGCCTCACGCGCGAGCGGATCCGGCAGATCGAGAAGCACGCCCTGATGGAGCTGAAGAAGCTGGCCCGGGACACCGGGTTCGACGCGGCGGCGTAA
- the pfkB gene encoding 1-phosphofructokinase — MILTVTPNPSLDRTYEVPSLERGEVIRATGERMDPGGKGVNVSRAVTAAGQRTVAVLPLGGAPGALVADLLDAQGIEVAPVPVAGPTRSNIALAESDGVLTKINAPGPELSAEEQELLFETVRRQSQDAAWIACCGSLPRGLAPSWYAELVARAHAVGARIALDTSGPALLAALRERPDVVKPNAEELAEAVGRPLATVGDAVKAAEELREMGARAVLASLGADGQLLVDGAGAWFGSANVVAVRSNVGAGDSSLAGFLIAGGSGPEALASAVAHGAAAVQLPGSVMPTPGDLDPAAVTVTAEVPVDRVLKEPVS, encoded by the coding sequence ATGATCCTCACCGTCACCCCCAACCCGTCCCTCGACCGCACCTATGAGGTCCCCTCGCTGGAGCGCGGCGAGGTCATCCGCGCCACCGGCGAGCGCATGGACCCCGGCGGCAAGGGCGTGAACGTCTCGCGGGCCGTCACGGCAGCCGGGCAGCGCACGGTGGCGGTGCTGCCCCTGGGTGGTGCGCCGGGCGCACTCGTGGCGGATCTGCTGGACGCGCAGGGCATCGAGGTGGCGCCGGTCCCGGTCGCCGGGCCCACCCGCTCGAACATCGCGCTCGCGGAGTCGGACGGGGTGCTCACGAAGATCAACGCACCGGGTCCGGAGCTGTCGGCCGAGGAGCAGGAGCTGCTCTTCGAGACGGTGCGCCGGCAGTCGCAGGACGCCGCGTGGATCGCGTGCTGCGGAAGCCTGCCGCGGGGGCTCGCGCCCTCGTGGTACGCCGAGCTGGTCGCGCGGGCGCACGCCGTGGGCGCACGGATCGCGCTGGACACCTCCGGACCCGCGTTGCTGGCGGCGCTGCGTGAGCGGCCCGACGTCGTGAAGCCGAACGCCGAGGAACTCGCGGAGGCCGTCGGACGCCCGCTGGCGACGGTGGGCGACGCGGTGAAGGCGGCCGAGGAGTTGCGCGAGATGGGCGCGCGGGCCGTGCTGGCGAGCCTGGGCGCGGACGGGCAACTGCTCGTGGACGGCGCGGGCGCCTGGTTCGGCAGCGCGAACGTGGTCGCCGTGCGCTCCAACGTGGGCGCCGGAGACTCCTCGCTCGCCGGGTTCCTGATCGCCGGCGGCAGCGGCCCGGAGGCCCTCGCCTCCGCCGTCGCACACGGTGCTGCCGCCGTCCAGCTGCCCGGCAGCGTGATGCCGACCCCGGGCGACTTGGACCCGGCCGCGGTGACGGTCACGGCCGAGGTGCCGGTGGACCGTGTACTGAAGGAGCCGGTGTCATGA